From Enterococcus mundtii, the proteins below share one genomic window:
- the mazE gene encoding type II toxin-antitoxin system PemI/MazE family antitoxin, with protein MINVKARKVGNSISISIPKQYQVKAGSKYVVYKSKNGGLIFTPKIENPFLLDEPFQKDEDEGWQTIAKEEIGKNV; from the coding sequence ATGATTAATGTAAAAGCTCGTAAAGTAGGGAATTCTATCTCTATTTCAATTCCTAAACAGTATCAGGTTAAAGCTGGATCAAAATATGTCGTATATAAATCTAAGAATGGAGGATTAATATTCACACCAAAAATAGAAAATCCATTTTTATTGGATGAACCATTTCAAAAGGATGAAGATGAGGGATGGCAAACAATAGCAAAAGAGGAGATTGGGAAAAATGTATGA